A DNA window from Bacteroides cellulosilyticus contains the following coding sequences:
- a CDS encoding ABC transporter permease: MKTLKYAWRFLIRSKSYTIINLLGLAFSLACCIILFRYIHRELTVDSHCIDREQVYGVKADVGGNKYLSMLINRGDSSLIDQRYINKQSSFIPLEKDYVMIGANRFPSRIIVTDSIFFQLFRYPVVQGNITLPSPYSALVTEAFAHKLFGKENPVGKIIRCSNGKDITIEGVLGNPGNKTFLQFDIVLSKALSDSWERMAIDLFSFMPGTDINKLNKTGSIPRYINSPESGDTRTYTYSLIPVKQFYWDSSISSEEILMVSTGSYSHLWIMIGVCLLVLLAGIINFINIYLVVMLRRGKEYGLKKVFGARGKELFLNIWTENALLVSAAMLIAWLFVEVSTVPVKNLFNHQFGYTTFDWQLSLGILVVLPLVTSLYPFIKYNYTPPIVSIRSIGSESRSIHSRILFLGIQYVLTFLLVVVSLYFNNQLNMLLSTEPGFRTKDIIIAQLTYESKDFDAYTEESMKQRQERVNALDKELSSCPYIEDFEASYIDILKGDYGSDYINDQGKKIYLNMRLATPHFFQVYDIKFIEGELPDLSDKGFFGVLVMNKAAMRALNYTTCQGASIENPLKRGNESKTQPIVAVVDDYYNGHLTLGKKPTVYMVSNQMSGDVYQIACVPGKKKEVLEFLRKTELKIYGSEDFEYSILEEDVKAIYAQDRQTSIIYSVFACIAIIIVGLGLFGISLFDIRQRYREIAIRKVNGAQLRNLYAVLFRKYIWVIGIAILITIPLSYYLIYIYTQDFVVKAPVSIFIYAIAILIVSGISLGTLFWQVNKAARINPAEIMKSE; the protein is encoded by the coding sequence ATGAAAACACTCAAATACGCCTGGCGCTTCCTGATACGCTCCAAGTCATATACGATTATTAATCTACTGGGACTGGCCTTCAGTCTGGCATGTTGCATCATTCTATTCCGCTATATTCACAGGGAATTGACAGTGGATAGCCATTGCATTGACCGGGAACAGGTTTATGGTGTCAAAGCGGATGTGGGTGGCAATAAATATTTAAGTATGCTTATTAATAGGGGAGATAGCAGCCTTATCGATCAACGCTACATCAATAAGCAGAGCAGCTTCATTCCGTTGGAGAAAGATTATGTAATGATTGGGGCAAATCGGTTTCCTTCGCGAATCATCGTAACAGACAGTATCTTTTTTCAGCTATTCCGCTACCCGGTGGTGCAGGGAAACATTACATTACCTTCTCCATACTCCGCTTTAGTTACAGAGGCATTTGCCCACAAGCTTTTCGGTAAGGAGAATCCGGTAGGTAAAATCATCCGTTGTTCTAATGGAAAGGACATAACTATTGAGGGTGTATTGGGTAATCCCGGAAACAAGACTTTCCTGCAGTTCGATATAGTATTGTCTAAAGCTTTATCTGATAGTTGGGAACGCATGGCTATAGACTTGTTTTCATTCATGCCGGGCACTGATATAAATAAGCTAAACAAAACAGGTAGTATCCCAAGATATATAAACTCGCCCGAAAGCGGTGATACGCGTACTTATACTTATTCTTTGATTCCCGTCAAGCAATTCTATTGGGATAGCTCCATCAGTTCTGAAGAGATATTGATGGTCTCTACCGGCAGTTATTCCCATCTGTGGATTATGATAGGAGTATGCCTATTAGTGCTATTAGCAGGTATTATAAATTTCATCAATATCTATCTGGTTGTCATGCTTCGGAGGGGAAAAGAATACGGATTGAAAAAGGTGTTCGGTGCAAGAGGTAAAGAGCTATTTCTTAATATATGGACAGAGAATGCTTTGTTGGTATCAGCCGCTATGCTCATAGCTTGGTTGTTTGTAGAAGTAAGTACTGTGCCGGTGAAAAATCTTTTCAATCATCAGTTTGGCTATACGACATTTGACTGGCAATTATCATTAGGCATATTGGTAGTACTCCCATTAGTTACTTCTCTTTATCCATTCATCAAATACAATTATACTCCCCCTATTGTCTCCATCCGTTCTATAGGTTCGGAAAGTCGTTCAATACATTCACGGATCCTATTTTTGGGCATTCAGTACGTACTCACTTTTTTATTGGTGGTAGTCTCGCTTTATTTCAATAACCAGCTGAATATGTTGCTTAGTACCGAACCGGGATTTCGTACCAAAGATATTATCATTGCTCAATTGACTTACGAATCAAAGGACTTTGATGCTTACACGGAGGAGAGCATGAAACAACGTCAGGAGCGAGTGAACGCATTGGATAAGGAGCTTTCTTCCTGTCCCTATATAGAAGATTTTGAGGCCAGCTATATTGACATTCTTAAAGGAGATTATGGTAGTGATTATATAAACGATCAAGGGAAGAAGATCTACCTGAATATGCGCCTTGCCACGCCTCATTTCTTTCAGGTCTATGATATTAAATTTATCGAAGGCGAGCTCCCCGATTTATCAGATAAAGGCTTTTTCGGAGTTCTGGTGATGAATAAGGCAGCTATGAGAGCCTTAAACTACACCACTTGTCAGGGTGCCAGCATAGAAAATCCCCTGAAAAGAGGAAACGAATCCAAAACCCAACCCATTGTAGCGGTGGTAGATGATTACTACAACGGACATTTAACTTTAGGAAAGAAACCTACTGTTTATATGGTAAGCAATCAGATGAGCGGCGATGTCTATCAGATAGCCTGTGTGCCGGGTAAAAAGAAAGAAGTGCTTGAGTTCCTACGTAAAACGGAATTAAAGATTTATGGCAGTGAAGATTTTGAATACAGTATTCTGGAAGAAGACGTAAAAGCAATCTATGCCCAGGACAGACAAACAAGCATCATTTATTCCGTTTTTGCCTGTATTGCGATTATAATTGTAGGCCTCGGGCTATTCGGTATTTCTCTGTTTGATATCCGCCAGCGATATCGGGAAATAGCCATCCGCAAAGTAAACGGAGCACAATTGAGAAATCTGTATGCAGTTCTGTTCCGCAAGTACATTTGGGTAATAGGAATTGCCATATTGATTACCATACCTTTATCTTATTACCTGATATACATCTATACGCAAGATTTTGTAGTGAAAGCTCCTGTCAGCATATTCATTTATGCCATAGCCATACTGATAGTTTCTGGCATTTCGTTAGGCACATTGTTCTGGCAAGTGAATAAAGCTGCACGAATTAATCCGGCAGAAATTATGAAAAGCGAATAA
- a CDS encoding TolC family protein, whose product MYKKILLLLIACGTLITIDAQEHTMELTLGQTIERARQQSPDAQTAQHSFRSAYWNYKYYRANYLPALKLTSDPYLNRAINKITMSDGSVKFVEQNLLSTDLTLSLTQNIPWTGGTLFVETSAQRLDLFSDNSTSWQTSPINVGYSQSLFGYNSLKWNRRIEPLRYQEAKKTYVETLELVAANATQKFFALATAQSNYEIASTNYANADTLYTYAQGRYNIGTITENEMLQLELNKLTEETNRMNAHIEVENCMQELRSYLGIQEDILIKVDVSDHVPNLHIDLSTALITARQNSPDILDMQRRKLESESRVASARANAGLKADLYLRFGLTQTGNKLKDAYHNPLDQQYVTLGISLPILDWGRGKGQVRVARSNRDLTYTQVEQDKTDFELNVRKLVKQFNLQSQRVHIAARTDETAQRRADVARRLYILGKSTVLDLNASISEKDAARRNYITALYNYWSLYYTLRSITLYDFEVDAPLTETERIEEVMDRMIRK is encoded by the coding sequence ATGTACAAAAAAATACTTTTATTATTAATAGCTTGCGGAACTCTTATAACTATTGATGCGCAGGAACACACTATGGAGCTGACATTAGGTCAGACTATAGAGCGTGCCCGTCAACAATCACCCGATGCGCAAACAGCCCAACACAGTTTTCGTTCCGCCTACTGGAACTACAAATATTATCGGGCCAACTATCTGCCCGCCTTGAAATTAACTTCCGATCCGTATCTGAATCGTGCTATCAACAAAATTACGATGAGCGATGGTAGCGTGAAATTTGTGGAACAAAACTTATTAAGTACCGACCTCACCTTAAGCCTGACACAGAATATTCCTTGGACAGGTGGTACATTGTTTGTGGAAACTTCTGCCCAGCGGCTTGATTTATTTAGTGACAACTCTACCTCCTGGCAGACATCACCCATAAATGTCGGCTATAGTCAGTCTCTTTTTGGATATAACAGTCTGAAATGGAATCGTCGTATCGAACCATTGCGTTACCAGGAAGCCAAAAAAACTTATGTGGAAACCCTGGAGCTCGTTGCTGCCAACGCTACGCAGAAATTCTTTGCCCTTGCCACCGCACAAAGCAACTACGAAATAGCTTCTACCAACTATGCCAATGCAGACACCTTATATACATATGCACAAGGGCGCTATAATATAGGTACCATTACCGAAAACGAGATGCTACAACTGGAACTTAATAAACTGACCGAAGAGACCAATCGTATGAATGCCCATATCGAAGTAGAAAATTGCATGCAAGAACTTCGTTCGTATCTCGGTATCCAGGAGGATATACTGATCAAAGTGGATGTCAGCGATCATGTCCCCAATCTTCACATAGATCTAAGCACAGCTTTAATCACAGCACGTCAAAACAGCCCGGATATACTGGACATGCAGCGGCGCAAACTGGAAAGCGAAAGCCGGGTAGCCAGTGCCCGTGCCAATGCCGGCCTGAAAGCCGATCTTTACTTGCGTTTCGGACTGACTCAGACCGGCAATAAACTGAAAGATGCTTATCACAATCCTTTGGACCAACAATACGTCACCCTCGGCATTAGTCTACCTATATTGGATTGGGGACGTGGCAAAGGACAGGTCCGGGTAGCTCGTTCTAATCGTGACTTAACTTATACTCAAGTAGAGCAGGATAAAACAGACTTTGAACTGAATGTCCGTAAACTGGTAAAACAATTCAATTTACAATCCCAGCGCGTACATATTGCCGCCCGCACCGATGAAACGGCTCAACGACGTGCTGATGTAGCCCGGCGACTTTATATCTTGGGAAAGTCTACCGTACTCGACCTCAATGCTTCCATCAGTGAAAAAGATGCCGCCCGACGAAATTACATCACTGCACTATATAACTACTGGAGTTTGTATTACACCCTCCGCAGTATCACACTTTATGATTTTGAAGTAGATGCACCGCTGACAGAAACAGAAAGAATAGAGGAAGTGATGGACAGGATGATAAGAAAATAA
- a CDS encoding ABC transporter permease — protein MKQIILVINTLLKFKAYTLINVLGLACSLACVLTITRYIHQENTVNQCFPEYERICLVKGFPSNGENFLGGYQSGLENDPAVERYTGVYEVPDMAILFGEQEVRVNAFSIDSTFFKIFPYKVIAGSGKIKRPKDVIITRSFWTKKLGGRDAIGATFKNAKGVKFVIIGIVDDPDAKTSWMPDIFMSDEVDDFLLYYPTYAMLMTPDTDIKLLNKKYRKEQPRDKWSTYETIHYQYLPLKDLYYDKEHGKENKIYRYGNKSYIQVLMAVAFLVGIIGLLNFINIYTVIMSKRSKEFGIKKVFGAGRSEIFLQIYAENILLASFALLVSWAIIEITKLFFFHELYIPTTADSCFDWKVSVIVLLGLPLLTTSYPFLKYTHNNPISSMRELASSRFSTRSRMTLLCFQYAITIFMITVSLFFVRQLEYMLHADLGFRSHDVITYRISTIRPAKL, from the coding sequence ATGAAACAGATTATCCTGGTTATAAACACCTTGTTAAAATTCAAGGCATACACACTTATCAATGTATTAGGATTAGCCTGTAGTTTGGCCTGCGTACTGACCATTACCCGATACATCCATCAGGAAAATACCGTAAATCAGTGTTTTCCCGAGTATGAACGCATCTGCCTGGTTAAAGGATTTCCCAGCAATGGAGAGAACTTTTTAGGGGGCTACCAATCGGGATTGGAGAATGACCCTGCGGTAGAAAGATACACAGGGGTTTACGAAGTTCCGGATATGGCAATCTTATTCGGAGAACAGGAAGTCAGAGTCAATGCTTTCTCCATTGACAGCACCTTCTTTAAAATATTTCCATATAAGGTGATAGCCGGAAGTGGAAAAATAAAACGCCCCAAAGATGTTATCATCACCCGTTCTTTCTGGACGAAGAAATTGGGTGGAAGAGATGCCATAGGAGCCACTTTCAAAAATGCGAAAGGAGTTAAATTCGTTATTATAGGGATAGTAGATGATCCCGATGCCAAGACATCATGGATGCCTGATATATTTATGTCGGACGAAGTGGACGATTTTTTGCTGTATTATCCTACATATGCCATGCTGATGACACCGGATACAGACATCAAACTGCTGAACAAGAAATACCGGAAAGAACAACCCCGAGATAAATGGAGTACTTATGAGACTATACATTACCAATACTTGCCTTTGAAAGACTTGTACTATGACAAAGAACACGGAAAAGAAAACAAAATCTACAGATATGGTAATAAAAGCTATATCCAGGTATTGATGGCAGTGGCTTTCCTGGTAGGTATTATCGGACTGCTGAATTTCATTAATATCTATACCGTAATCATGTCCAAACGTTCAAAAGAGTTTGGCATAAAGAAAGTGTTTGGTGCAGGCAGATCAGAAATTTTCCTGCAAATCTATGCTGAGAATATTCTATTGGCGAGCTTTGCATTACTTGTCAGCTGGGCTATAATTGAAATAACCAAGTTGTTCTTTTTCCATGAACTTTATATCCCTACCACAGCAGATTCCTGTTTTGATTGGAAAGTATCTGTTATCGTACTTTTGGGATTGCCGTTACTGACAACAAGCTATCCTTTCCTGAAATACACGCACAACAATCCAATCAGCTCCATGCGCGAATTGGCATCTTCACGCTTCTCAACACGGTCACGTATGACGTTGCTATGCTTTCAGTATGCCATCACTATCTTTATGATAACCGTTTCTCTGTTTTTCGTTCGCCAGTTGGAATATATGCTTCACGCTGACCTCGGTTTCCGTTCGCATGACGTGATAACTTACCGGATTTCTACAATCCGCCCTGCGAAATTGTAG
- a CDS encoding efflux RND transporter periplasmic adaptor subunit gives MDIKLEKKPWYIRYRYYLAGGILFLAFIIYVIILSAGPSKLRIDQENVQIAEVRNDKFMEYVDVEGLIQPILTIIVNARESGSVDRIVGEEGSLLQKGDTILVLENPDLIHNIEEQRDDLEKQLISFREKEIEMEQKSLTLQQQTLQTNYELTRLQKSFNLDKEEYKMGIKSKAQLEVAEDEYNYNVKKAKLQRESLRQDSVVAIIRKDLIHNDRERERKKYERACERLDNLVIKAPVAGQLSFVKVTPGQQVSSNQGIAEIKVLDQYKIHTSLSEYYIDRITTGLPATINYQGRKYPLRITKVVPEVKDRTFDVDLVFTGEMPDNVRVGKSFRVQIELGQPEQAIVIPRGNFYQATGGQWIYKLNASKTKAIRVPLSIGRQNPQQYEITDGLQPGDWVITTGYDNFGEAEELILK, from the coding sequence ATGGATATTAAACTCGAAAAGAAACCTTGGTACATCCGCTACCGCTATTATCTGGCAGGAGGAATTCTATTCCTTGCTTTCATTATTTACGTTATCATCCTTTCTGCCGGTCCCAGCAAGCTTCGCATCGACCAGGAGAATGTGCAGATTGCTGAAGTCAGAAATGATAAATTCATGGAATATGTAGACGTGGAAGGACTTATACAACCCATCCTCACCATTATCGTTAATGCCCGTGAATCAGGAAGTGTAGACCGTATTGTAGGCGAGGAGGGAAGTTTGCTTCAAAAGGGAGACACAATCCTTGTACTCGAAAACCCTGATTTGATACACAATATTGAAGAGCAACGTGATGATTTGGAGAAGCAATTGATTTCTTTTCGGGAGAAAGAAATTGAAATGGAACAAAAGAGCCTGACCCTCCAGCAACAAACTTTGCAAACAAACTATGAGTTGACGCGTCTTCAAAAAAGTTTCAATCTTGATAAAGAAGAATATAAAATGGGGATAAAAAGTAAAGCTCAACTGGAAGTTGCCGAAGATGAGTATAATTACAATGTAAAGAAAGCAAAGTTACAACGCGAGAGTTTGCGTCAGGATTCTGTTGTTGCCATTATCCGCAAAGACCTGATCCATAATGACCGGGAACGCGAACGTAAAAAGTATGAACGTGCTTGCGAACGACTGGATAATTTAGTAATTAAGGCCCCCGTCGCCGGGCAACTCAGCTTCGTGAAAGTAACTCCGGGGCAGCAAGTATCATCCAACCAAGGTATTGCTGAAATTAAGGTATTAGACCAATATAAAATACACACTTCGCTCAGTGAATACTACATAGATCGTATCACGACAGGACTTCCGGCTACAATTAATTATCAGGGACGTAAATATCCACTCCGTATTACAAAGGTAGTTCCCGAAGTAAAAGACCGCACTTTCGATGTCGACTTAGTATTTACCGGAGAGATGCCCGACAATGTACGTGTCGGTAAAAGTTTCCGTGTACAGATAGAGTTGGGACAACCCGAACAGGCCATCGTTATCCCACGTGGTAATTTCTATCAGGCTACCGGTGGTCAATGGATTTACAAACTAAACGCATCCAAAACGAAAGCAATTCGTGTCCCTCTCAGTATCGGACGCCAGAATCCCCAGCAATACGAGATTACAGACGGTTTACAGCCCGGAGATTGGGTTATTACGACGGGATATGATAACTTTGGCGAAGCGGAAGAACTGATATTAAAATAA
- a CDS encoding sigma-54-dependent transcriptional regulator, with the protein MEQLGKILIVDDNEDVLFALNLLLEPYAEKIKVAVTPDRIEHFMTTFQPDITLLDMNFSRDAISGQEGFESLEQILRIDPQAVVIFMTAYADTDKAVRAIKAGATDFIPKPWEKEKLLATLSSGIKLRRSRCEVSLLKEQVEVLSGAGSSVEESIIGESAAMQEVFATIEKLRDTDANILVLGENGTGKDVIARLLYRCSPRYGRPFVTIDLGSIPEQLFESELFGYEKGAFTDARKPKAGRMEVATGGTLFLDEIGNLSLPMQAKLLTAIEKRQISRLGSTQSVSIDVRLICATNADIRHLVEEGNFRQDLLYRINTIELHIPPLRERGNDIILLADYFLQRYARKYQKEMRGLTREAKAKLLRYSWPGNVRELQHTMERAVILGDGSLLRPDNFLFQASSPRLKKEEEVLNLEQLERQAVEKAMRLSEGNMTRAAEYLGITRFALYRKIEKLGL; encoded by the coding sequence ATGGAACAATTAGGAAAAATATTAATAGTAGATGATAATGAGGACGTACTTTTTGCCCTTAACCTTCTGCTGGAACCTTATGCGGAAAAAATAAAAGTAGCAGTAACCCCCGATCGTATCGAACATTTCATGACGACTTTCCAGCCGGACATTACCCTGCTGGATATGAACTTCAGTCGCGACGCCATCAGTGGGCAGGAAGGCTTTGAAAGTCTGGAACAAATCTTGCGTATTGATCCTCAGGCAGTCGTTATTTTTATGACAGCATATGCAGATACAGATAAAGCGGTACGGGCCATTAAAGCGGGTGCTACCGATTTCATCCCGAAACCGTGGGAAAAAGAAAAACTACTTGCTACACTCTCATCCGGTATTAAATTACGCCGTTCCCGCTGTGAAGTTAGTCTGTTAAAAGAACAAGTGGAAGTACTTAGCGGTGCGGGAAGTAGTGTGGAAGAATCTATTATTGGTGAATCTGCCGCGATGCAGGAAGTGTTTGCCACGATAGAGAAGCTGCGTGATACAGATGCTAACATTCTTGTACTTGGTGAAAATGGAACAGGAAAAGATGTGATAGCCCGTTTGTTATACCGTTGTTCGCCACGTTACGGACGGCCATTCGTTACAATTGATCTCGGCAGTATCCCGGAACAATTGTTTGAGAGTGAATTATTCGGCTATGAAAAAGGAGCATTTACTGATGCCCGGAAACCGAAAGCCGGACGGATGGAGGTGGCAACGGGAGGTACATTGTTTTTGGATGAAATAGGAAATCTTTCACTGCCTATGCAAGCAAAACTGCTGACTGCTATTGAAAAACGACAGATCAGTCGTTTGGGTAGTACACAATCTGTATCCATCGACGTACGCTTGATTTGTGCTACAAATGCGGATATCCGCCATCTGGTGGAAGAAGGGAATTTCCGGCAGGATTTACTTTATCGTATCAATACGATTGAACTACATATTCCTCCTTTGAGGGAACGGGGAAATGATATTATTCTTCTGGCAGATTATTTCTTGCAGCGTTATGCCCGGAAATATCAAAAGGAAATGCGGGGCTTGACACGTGAAGCAAAAGCTAAATTGCTGCGTTATTCCTGGCCGGGAAATGTGCGTGAGTTACAGCATACGATGGAGCGTGCCGTGATTTTGGGTGACGGTTCATTGCTTCGCCCCGATAATTTCTTGTTCCAGGCTTCCTCCCCCCGTCTTAAAAAAGAAGAAGAAGTACTTAATCTGGAACAATTGGAACGGCAAGCTGTAGAAAAGGCAATGCGGTTAAGCGAGGGGAATATGACACGTGCTGCGGAGTATTTGGGAATTACGCGCTTTGCATTGTATAGGAAGATTGAGAAATTGGGATTATAA
- a CDS encoding ABC transporter permease yields MKTLKYAWRFLIRSKSYTIINVIGLALSLACTIILVRYIHRELQVNTHCTDAENVYIPIRDIDSNIFPGSVSNDSGADTVYFLPEAIKERSYFMTLSNDNVNIDERPYAIQMLVADTTFFHFFHYPLKGKQMKAPEEALITRQFAKRVFGEKDPIGQTMEYSGGRHLTICGILDEPSCKSSLTFDIVVNIDLKSRREWGRMYVELLRFMPGVDVDAINAASNVYRQVPDGFKIRYNFLPVSQLYWNKELAAAGDDLEMWHYSSHSHILILTGVCMLLLLAGILNFVNIYLVFMLKRSKEYGIKKVFGVQGRALFLQLWLENVLMISIALLLAWFFIEIFSGYANRLLESDIPYTAFDWQLSLGVLLFLPLFTTIYPYIKYNYLPPIISIRTIGSSRQSVTTRTAFLFIQYSITLLLIILSLYFSGHLRFLQDTPPGFRTQGILYANLVPTPQNWNSESEQERQQRWQNSQSIQQKLNECPFIKKWFCGDPTRSGVLGSGSSSTLINDKDVKLNMMLMWVPVDFFSLYNLQLVDGALPDKVEGYTQYLVAMNESAMKAFGYTRREDAFIRGEQALWIAMGMDGKIIEGGISLMPVEAVIKDYYTGHLTAGKKPVVYMITPNSAGSQYQIACIPGKEKELMTYLKSARQEIFNTEEFDHRWLDEDIQTLYREDRRVATVFTLFATISIFVSALGLFGLSLFDIRQRYREIAIRKVNGAQLRNLYSILFRKYIWVIGGATLLTVPLSYYLIYIYTRDFIVKAPVSIFIYLIAILVVAGISLGTLFWQVNKATRINPATIMKAE; encoded by the coding sequence ATGAAAACACTCAAATACGCCTGGCGCTTCCTGATACGCTCCAAGTCATATACGATTATTAATGTAATCGGCCTGGCACTCAGCCTGGCATGTACCATCATATTAGTACGCTACATTCACCGTGAGTTGCAAGTGAACACGCACTGCACGGATGCTGAAAATGTGTATATTCCAATTCGTGACATTGACAGTAATATATTCCCCGGTAGTGTAAGTAATGACAGTGGTGCAGATACGGTCTATTTTTTGCCTGAAGCCATTAAAGAACGAAGCTACTTCATGACATTGAGCAATGATAATGTGAACATAGACGAAAGACCCTATGCAATCCAGATGTTAGTAGCAGATACAACATTCTTTCATTTCTTTCATTATCCCCTGAAAGGCAAACAAATGAAAGCGCCTGAAGAGGCTCTCATCACACGCCAATTTGCCAAGCGTGTATTTGGAGAGAAAGATCCTATCGGACAAACTATGGAATATTCAGGAGGCAGACACCTTACCATTTGCGGTATATTGGATGAACCGTCCTGCAAATCATCATTGACATTTGATATCGTAGTAAACATTGATCTCAAATCACGAAGAGAATGGGGCAGAATGTATGTGGAACTTTTACGTTTCATGCCGGGAGTCGATGTAGACGCCATCAATGCTGCCAGTAACGTTTACCGTCAGGTGCCGGATGGATTTAAAATACGATATAATTTTCTTCCTGTCAGCCAACTCTATTGGAACAAAGAACTGGCTGCCGCAGGTGATGATTTGGAAATGTGGCATTATAGTAGTCATTCACATATACTGATACTTACAGGTGTGTGCATGCTGTTGCTATTGGCGGGAATCCTGAACTTTGTAAATATATACTTGGTTTTCATGCTGAAACGTTCCAAAGAATATGGTATAAAGAAGGTCTTTGGTGTGCAAGGGCGCGCTCTTTTTCTGCAACTGTGGTTAGAGAATGTACTCATGATATCCATAGCGTTATTGCTAGCCTGGTTCTTCATTGAAATATTCTCGGGATATGCCAACCGCTTATTGGAGAGCGACATTCCTTATACGGCATTTGACTGGCAGTTGTCATTAGGGGTCCTTCTTTTCTTGCCACTGTTCACCACTATTTATCCCTATATCAAGTACAATTACCTACCACCTATCATATCCATACGTACCATCGGATCATCGCGTCAATCCGTTACCACACGTACGGCTTTTTTATTCATTCAATACAGTATCACGCTTTTGCTCATTATACTATCATTGTATTTCAGCGGTCACCTTCGCTTTTTGCAAGATACTCCTCCGGGATTTCGGACTCAAGGGATACTGTATGCCAACTTAGTTCCGACTCCTCAAAACTGGAACTCCGAAAGCGAACAAGAGAGACAACAACGCTGGCAGAATTCCCAAAGTATTCAGCAGAAACTGAATGAATGCCCGTTCATAAAGAAATGGTTCTGCGGAGACCCTACACGCAGTGGAGTGCTGGGCAGTGGAAGTTCTTCTACTCTCATAAATGACAAGGATGTTAAGTTAAACATGATGCTGATGTGGGTACCGGTTGATTTCTTTAGTTTGTATAATCTGCAATTAGTAGATGGTGCATTGCCCGATAAAGTAGAAGGGTACACTCAGTATCTGGTAGCCATGAATGAATCGGCCATGAAAGCCTTCGGTTATACGCGACGGGAAGATGCTTTCATAAGAGGAGAACAGGCACTTTGGATAGCTATGGGGATGGATGGAAAAATAATAGAAGGTGGTATATCTCTGATGCCTGTAGAAGCTGTAATCAAAGATTATTATACCGGTCATCTCACAGCCGGAAAGAAACCTGTGGTATATATGATAACCCCCAATAGCGCCGGCTCGCAATATCAGATTGCATGCATACCCGGAAAAGAAAAGGAACTGATGACTTATTTGAAAAGTGCCAGACAAGAGATATTTAATACTGAAGAATTTGATCATCGATGGCTGGATGAGGATATACAAACTTTATATCGTGAGGATCGCCGTGTAGCAACCGTGTTTACACTGTTTGCCACCATCTCTATTTTTGTCTCGGCATTGGGATTATTCGGACTTTCCTTATTCGACATCCGCCAACGCTACCGCGAAATAGCCATCCGCAAAGTAAACGGAGCACAACTACGGAATTTATATTCAATTTTGTTCCGAAAATATATATGGGTGATAGGAGGGGCAACGTTGCTTACCGTACCATTATCTTACTATCTCATATATATTTATACAAGAGATTTCATTGTTAAAGCTCCTGTTAGTATATTCATCTATCTGATTGCTATATTAGTGGTGGCAGGCATTTCGTTGGGAACATTGTTCTGGCAGGTGAATAAAGCAACCCGCATCAATCCGGCAACAATCATGAAAGCAGAATAA